A single window of Leptospira dzoumogneensis DNA harbors:
- a CDS encoding motility associated factor glycosyltransferase family protein, whose translation MSHDLPEKTREIFGKKPYLSLYFQNPPTEMLEFRLEAAKNQNEFFLSKKGRALASSVSPFTQAKRQVDSVSIQSTDLVAVLGLGNPHLIREVESKLEPGQILLLIDKDRDLLFPLWEEWLEPVMEVPGRHLFLGENSLSLLWNYLESLPVERVSGIRILRNAASVSLEEMFYAETDIRLRKILSSKMSDLLTKFEFERIWVRNSLVNTANFLSPPSPRTKIESLKEKFDGTPSLLVSAGPNLRRQCEWIKSIRDKVFVMSCDTSLKVLLKYGIIPDGVMTLDAQTHSVFHFLGEEDTVKIPLFADLVSSPPILRNLKFKSVVHSITAKYLVDASGELKREATAGSSSAESLLGPIGDIQSGGSVATTAFDLLRSLGCKPCFLVGQDLAYSGREIHSTGTHHNEKWLTLLTRKTSLEKINEAVVRKRDTRYVPSVTGGEVLTDYVLDLYRHWFEESSKSLDFPVYNVNTQGARIENAENIGPEEATQILNGFQNHQYFWQKLPAWKPELIQETLVGSPIDFKKELLETIDMIKDEFSKPEKKEEAYADLLSLFRNTLGKWEDLRYLIRKTEVYILRHKDKLDEARKKELFLGAILKEFTGLRRKLLAGD comes from the coding sequence ATGTCTCACGATCTCCCGGAAAAAACAAGAGAAATATTCGGGAAAAAACCCTATCTCAGCCTGTATTTCCAAAATCCTCCTACGGAAATGTTGGAGTTCCGACTGGAAGCGGCTAAAAACCAAAATGAGTTCTTTCTCTCCAAAAAAGGAAGAGCCTTAGCAAGTTCAGTTTCTCCTTTTACCCAAGCAAAAAGACAAGTGGACTCGGTCTCCATACAATCCACAGACCTGGTCGCAGTTTTAGGGCTCGGAAACCCGCATTTGATCCGAGAAGTAGAATCCAAATTAGAACCTGGGCAAATTTTATTGCTCATAGACAAGGACAGAGACCTGCTTTTTCCACTCTGGGAAGAATGGTTGGAACCTGTGATGGAAGTCCCCGGAAGACATTTATTCTTGGGGGAAAATTCTCTCTCTCTTTTATGGAATTATTTAGAGTCACTTCCGGTTGAAAGAGTTTCAGGCATCAGAATTTTGAGAAACGCAGCAAGTGTTTCCTTAGAAGAAATGTTCTATGCGGAAACGGATATAAGACTTAGAAAAATTTTATCTTCTAAGATGAGTGATCTACTCACCAAATTCGAATTCGAAAGGATTTGGGTGAGAAATTCTCTTGTAAACACTGCAAATTTTTTATCTCCACCAAGCCCTAGGACTAAAATAGAATCCTTAAAAGAAAAATTTGACGGAACACCTTCCCTTCTTGTATCCGCCGGGCCAAACCTGCGCAGACAATGTGAGTGGATTAAAAGTATCAGAGATAAAGTTTTCGTAATGTCCTGCGATACTTCTCTCAAAGTACTTTTGAAATACGGGATCATACCGGATGGAGTAATGACATTAGATGCACAAACTCATTCAGTATTCCATTTTCTGGGAGAAGAAGATACGGTCAAGATCCCATTATTCGCGGACCTGGTCAGCTCTCCTCCTATATTAAGAAATTTAAAATTTAAGTCGGTGGTCCATAGTATCACTGCAAAATATCTGGTAGATGCTTCCGGAGAATTAAAAAGAGAAGCCACCGCAGGAAGTTCCAGTGCAGAATCCTTGCTCGGCCCGATCGGAGACATACAATCCGGAGGAAGTGTCGCTACAACTGCATTTGATCTACTCAGAAGTCTTGGATGTAAACCCTGCTTTTTAGTGGGCCAAGACCTTGCCTATTCAGGAAGAGAGATCCATTCTACTGGAACCCATCATAATGAAAAATGGCTCACTTTACTTACCAGAAAAACAAGTTTAGAAAAAATTAATGAAGCTGTGGTCCGAAAAAGAGACACAAGATACGTTCCATCCGTCACAGGCGGAGAAGTATTAACAGATTACGTATTGGACTTATACAGGCATTGGTTTGAAGAATCTTCCAAATCCCTGGACTTTCCTGTCTATAATGTAAACACGCAAGGCGCGAGAATAGAAAATGCAGAGAACATAGGCCCGGAAGAAGCCACCCAGATCCTAAATGGATTCCAGAATCATCAATACTTCTGGCAAAAATTGCCCGCTTGGAAACCGGAATTGATCCAGGAAACCCTGGTAGGATCTCCCATAGATTTCAAAAAAGAACTCTTAGAAACGATAGATATGATCAAAGACGAATTCTCTAAACCGGAAAAAAAAGAAGAAGCGTACGCAGATCTACTTTCTCTTTTCCGGAACACATTAGGTAAATGGGAAGATCTAAGATATTTGATCAGAAAAACGGAAGTGTACATTCTTCGTCATAAAGATAAGCTGGACGAGGCCCGCAAAAAAGAATTATTCTTGGGTGCGATCCTGAAAGAGTTTACCGGCTTGAGAAGAAAGCTGCTTGCGGGAGACTAG
- a CDS encoding heme oxygenase (biliverdin-producing): MSLAQALRDGTSESHTIAENNAFIRCFMKGVLEPKSYAKHLESFYFVYAVMEEELENKKDHPIVGKIRFPELYRKGMIEKDLAHFFQPGHSPKATPATEAYVKHIRETANTSPELLVAHSYVRYLGDLSGGQILKRVAAKALGIEGTSGLDFYEFPEISSPKDFKDKYRNTLDSLPLSDSEKEKIVQEANEVFKLNGKIFDELEETLISSIGKAKFEEVLASPARH, translated from the coding sequence ATGAGCCTAGCCCAAGCATTAAGAGACGGAACCTCCGAATCTCATACCATCGCGGAAAATAACGCATTCATTCGCTGCTTTATGAAAGGAGTATTGGAGCCAAAAAGTTACGCCAAACATTTGGAATCTTTTTATTTCGTTTACGCGGTAATGGAAGAAGAGTTGGAAAATAAAAAAGATCATCCAATCGTAGGAAAGATCAGATTCCCTGAATTATATAGAAAAGGGATGATCGAAAAGGACCTGGCACATTTTTTCCAGCCAGGACATTCCCCAAAAGCAACTCCGGCTACGGAAGCTTACGTAAAACATATTAGAGAAACTGCAAATACTTCGCCGGAATTATTGGTGGCCCATAGTTATGTTCGTTATTTAGGGGATCTTTCCGGTGGACAGATCTTGAAAAGAGTAGCAGCCAAAGCTTTAGGGATAGAAGGAACATCAGGTCTGGATTTTTATGAATTTCCTGAAATTTCCAGTCCGAAAGATTTTAAGGATAAATACAGAAACACCTTGGATTCTCTCCCACTCTCAGACTCTGAAAAAGAAAAAATCGTTCAAGAAGCGAACGAAGTATTCAAACTGAACGGAAAAATTTTCGACGAGCTGGAAGAAACCTTGATCTCTTCCATAGGAAAAGCGAAGTTCGAAGAAGTTCTAGCAAGTCCTGCGAGGCACTGA
- a CDS encoding MFS transporter, with protein sequence MLKVSAKKESSSLGADSFPWITLSFIFLAMLPVTMIVPVYKEIVKDRLGGTGYGVAWFQSSAMLGSFLFSPIAGWISDKLGTRKKLIAIFAIVDAVLLASLPFMPNISSLFVLRFLEGGAHIFVIGLLLTCIADKEKDQTSSFYNKGILFGLAGTLLTLGGGVGQSLGFLGNKNPLLPFFVGGFILLVLGILSFFLLEEGNLKKLEWEGWQKTKTALALSPLLLVPISFHFIDRFTVGYFLSSLNLHLREDLGFSPGQVGGLFGVMFLLMSVLSLPAALLSRKWNSIALVWIGSFIYGIAQASTGFLNTSSGLYLSMIACGIGAGIMYVPAMRLASSLAPSGFNAVVMTVFTGLGSLGFLLGPLVSISVQESFSRIYDKTLGLEFTGILYGALEVLLVLGTLPLLSKILEKEKRLN encoded by the coding sequence TTGTTAAAAGTATCTGCCAAAAAAGAATCCTCCTCCTTGGGGGCGGATTCTTTTCCCTGGATCACTCTATCCTTCATTTTTTTAGCTATGCTTCCCGTAACGATGATCGTGCCGGTATATAAAGAAATTGTAAAAGACAGACTGGGTGGAACCGGATATGGAGTCGCGTGGTTCCAAAGTTCGGCAATGCTCGGTTCTTTTTTATTTTCTCCGATCGCCGGTTGGATTTCCGACAAACTCGGGACCAGAAAAAAGCTGATCGCCATCTTTGCGATCGTTGATGCGGTATTACTCGCTTCCCTTCCATTTATGCCAAATATCTCTTCTCTTTTTGTTTTGAGATTTTTAGAAGGAGGAGCACATATTTTTGTGATCGGCCTGCTTCTCACCTGTATTGCAGATAAGGAGAAGGACCAAACATCCAGTTTTTATAATAAAGGAATTCTATTCGGATTAGCAGGAACACTTCTCACTTTAGGAGGGGGAGTCGGCCAATCTCTCGGATTTTTAGGGAATAAAAATCCACTTCTTCCATTTTTCGTGGGCGGGTTCATTCTTTTAGTTTTGGGGATTTTATCTTTTTTCCTTTTGGAAGAAGGTAATCTAAAAAAATTAGAATGGGAAGGCTGGCAAAAAACAAAAACAGCTTTGGCACTTTCTCCTTTATTGCTCGTTCCGATCTCCTTCCATTTTATTGATCGATTTACTGTAGGTTATTTTTTAAGTTCCTTAAATTTACATCTGAGGGAAGACCTTGGATTTTCTCCAGGTCAAGTAGGTGGACTTTTCGGAGTAATGTTCCTATTGATGAGTGTATTATCCCTTCCGGCTGCACTTCTTTCCAGAAAATGGAATTCTATCGCTTTAGTTTGGATCGGTTCTTTCATTTATGGAATTGCACAAGCAAGCACAGGATTTTTAAACACTTCTTCCGGATTATATTTATCCATGATCGCATGCGGAATAGGTGCCGGGATCATGTATGTGCCCGCGATGAGACTTGCTTCTTCACTTGCACCCAGCGGCTTTAATGCAGTGGTAATGACTGTGTTCACAGGTCTTGGATCCTTAGGATTTCTTTTAGGGCCTTTGGTCTCCATCTCCGTTCAGGAATCCTTTAGTCGTATATACGACAAAACCTTGGGCCTGGAATTCACAGGGATCCTATATGGAGCCTTGGAAGTTTTACTGGTTTTAGGTACCCTGCCCCTGCTTTCTAAAATTTTAGAGAAAGAAAAAAGACTTAATTAA
- a CDS encoding serine/threonine protein kinase, translated as METPGKEFYNRLDIDSVLSAVEDAGFSVSGHCLALNSLENRVYDVGLEEEGRLVVKFYRPGRWTLDQILEEHSFLKELEEGEIPVVAPLPLENGVTVRETKGIYYTIWPLQKGRLVEELNEQNLVQTGRLLARIHNIGASKPAKHRVEYNLKNFGEEPLRFLKEKEFLPTHLWKRYEEAANRIFNSFSEASKDMPFHRIHGDCHKGNLIQTADGLCFIDFDDFVTGPAVQDFWMLLPFGDSASEYERDIFLAGYREFREFPSSWFDLVEPLRGLRYIHYSAWIAKRWEDPSFPNTFPHFGTEEYWEKETQDLERLGSDLPISTESDGRNYFAKTEESELTNKDFFWDMED; from the coding sequence ATGGAAACTCCAGGCAAAGAATTCTATAATAGACTCGATATAGATTCCGTTTTATCAGCGGTAGAAGATGCTGGATTTTCAGTCTCCGGACATTGTCTCGCTCTAAACAGTTTAGAGAATAGAGTATATGACGTCGGCTTGGAAGAAGAAGGAAGACTCGTAGTAAAATTCTACCGCCCAGGGCGCTGGACTCTCGATCAAATATTAGAAGAACATTCTTTTCTAAAGGAGCTGGAAGAAGGAGAGATCCCAGTAGTTGCACCTCTTCCTTTAGAAAACGGGGTCACAGTAAGAGAAACAAAAGGAATTTATTATACGATCTGGCCTCTCCAAAAAGGAAGATTGGTAGAAGAGCTAAATGAGCAAAATTTAGTCCAAACAGGAAGATTACTCGCCAGGATCCACAATATTGGCGCCTCTAAACCGGCTAAACATAGGGTAGAATATAATCTGAAAAATTTCGGAGAAGAACCTTTACGTTTTCTAAAAGAGAAGGAGTTCCTACCAACACATCTCTGGAAAAGATATGAAGAAGCTGCTAATCGAATTTTTAACTCATTTTCCGAGGCTTCCAAGGACATGCCGTTCCATCGTATCCACGGGGATTGCCATAAAGGAAATTTAATACAAACCGCAGACGGACTCTGCTTTATAGACTTCGACGATTTTGTGACCGGGCCTGCGGTCCAAGATTTTTGGATGCTTCTTCCTTTTGGCGACTCCGCTTCCGAGTATGAAAGAGATATCTTTTTGGCCGGTTATAGAGAATTCCGCGAATTTCCTTCTTCTTGGTTTGATCTAGTGGAACCTTTGCGGGGGTTACGTTATATTCATTATTCAGCATGGATCGCAAAACGTTGGGAAGATCCTTCTTTCCCGAATACGTTTCCTCATTTCGGAACGGAAGAATATTGGGAAAAAGAAACCCAGGACCTGGAAAGATTGGGTTCGGATCTTCCTATTTCTACTGAGTCGGATGGTAGGAACTACTTTGCTAAAACGGAAGAGTCTGAGCTTACGAATAAGGATTTTTTTTGGGATATGGAGGACTAG